GGCTTGCCAGCATATTGTTTGTGGTTCTGCTCGCCAACGTGGTATACGACGTCATCATGCGTTATGCCTTTAACGATGTGTCCATCGCCTTTCAAGAGTTGGAATGGCACCTGTTTTCCGCTGTTTTCCTGCTGGGTATCCCTTATGCGCTAAAAGCGGGCGGGCATGTTCGCGTTGATCTCTTTTACGAAAATCTTTCTCATCGCGCGCAAGCGATCATTGACCTGCTGGGAACGGTCGTTTTCCTCATTCCGTTTTGTCTTCTAGTGACGTGGTTTGGTATCGACTTTGCCAAAGAGAGCTATGCATTAGGTGAAACCTCCGGCGATCCGGGTGGGCTGCCCTATCGCTGGATAATCAAAGCGATGATCCCACTCTCATTTGCCTTCATGACCATCAGTGGCGTCGGTTTGATGTTGCATTCGCTCAACAAGATCGTCAATCCGCACTTGTTGCACCTTTCCAAATCAGATAAGTCGTAGGAGCTCAGGATGATCGGAATTGTGATGTTTTTTGTCGCGCTGTTTGCGTTGCTACTCGGCTTTCCTGTGGCGTTCACTTTTGGCGGTATCGCACTTTTGTTTGGAGTGTGGGCGGAAGGAGTAGAGATCTTTGCCTTCATGCCATACCGCATTCAATCCATCATGGAAAACACCGTATTGATGGCCGTGCCACTGTTTGTCTTTATGGGCTTGGTGCTGCAAAAAACGCGTTTGGCGGAACAACTGCTGGAATCGATGGGGCGTCTTTTTGGCGGCGTGCGCGGTGGTATCGCGATTTCTACCGTGCTGGTGGGAACGCTGCTTGCGGCATCGACGGGAGTGGTTGGTGCGTCTGTGGTGGCAATGGGCCTTATTTCGTTACCTGTCATGCTCAAATACAACTATGACAAAGGGTTAGCGTGCGGAACTATCTGTGCGTCGGGCACTTTGGGGCAAATTATTCCGCCATCGATCGTATTGATTTTATTGGGTGATGTGCTCGGCGTGCCAGTTGGCGACTTGTTCCAAGCCGCCGTTTGGCCGGGGATTGTGCTGGTGGGCGTGTATGTGGTTTACATCCTTATTTACGCCAAACTTAATCCGCACGCAGCGCAGCCGATTGAACGTGATGAAACGATTAGCCGCCGTGAGGAAGTGATCAAAGCGCTCAAAGCGGTCATTCCACCCCTCGCGTTGATCGTGGTGGTTTTAGGTTCGATCTTTGCTGGTGTGGCGACACCAACCGAATCGGCGGCGCTAGGCGGCGCTGGTGCAATCGTTCTGTCACTGCTTTATCGCCAGTTCAGCTGGAAAATGGTGTACGAATCAGCGAAAGAGACGGTCAATGTGACCGCTATGGTATTTGCTATTTTGCTTGGCGCGACCGCGTTTTCTATGGCCTTTACCTACACCGGCGGCGACCTCTTAGTCGAGGAGTGGATGCTGAATATTCCCGGTGAGAAATGGGGCTTTTTGATCGTCACTATGCTGGTGATCTTAATCCTCGGATTCTTTATCGATTTCGTCGAGATCTGCTTCATTATTGTGCCCATTTTAGCGCCAGTGGCTGAGACGTTAGGCATCAACATGACTTGGTTTGCTATCCTGGTGGCGATGAATTTACAGACCTCCTTCCTGACCCCGCCGTTTGGTTTTAGCTTGTTCTATCTCAAAGGGGTGGCGCCAGCGGGGGTGACCACTCGGGATATTTATCGTGGTGTTGTACCGTTTATCGGCTTACAGATATTGGTGCTTGCCTCATTGCTGCTGTTCCCAGAATTCTATGGCATGGGCTAGGGCGCACAATAGTGAGGTAAATCTTGCTAGGTTTGAAACTTAGTTGCTAGAGTAAATGGCTGCCAAGGATGGGCAGCCATTGTTGTATAAGGACACGCTATGCCGCTGAAAATGAAGCTGATCTTGCTAACGCTGTTGCCGCTGCTGCTGGTTTCAGCGAGTATCAGTTGGATCTCCATCTATCAGGCAAAAACGTTAGGGCAAAAAGAGGTGGAGATATTTCGTCAAAGCCTGATCCAATCTCGTGAAAATGCGTTGCAAGACAGCGTGGATCTGGCGTTTGACGCAATTGGTTACATTCACAACGATGCTTCTCTGAGTGAGGAGCAAGCGCAGCAGAAAGTAAAAGCCATTTTGACTCGGTTGCGCTATGGTTCCGATGGCTATTTCTTTGCCTACGATAAGCAAGGAACCAACTTGGTTCATCCTATTCAGCCTGAGCTTGTCGGGCAAAATCTCCTCGATCTGCAAGATGAAAATGGTGATCATCTGATTGAAGCGCTGCTGTATCAAGCGCAAACGGGAGGCGGCTTTCATCAATATTTGTGGCAAAAGCCATCGACAGGTGAAACAGTGCCGAAACTCAGCTACGCGGCTTGGCTGAGTAAATGGGAGTGGATGATCGGCACCGGATTGTACATGGAAGACATTCGCCAAGAAGTGGCGCACATGCAGGCGGCGGTGAACAAAAACATCGAAACGACTTTTTTTTCTGTGGTAGTGATTTTATTGGTCACAGTGGCGGTGATCATTGTGTTGACCTTGGCGATCAACTTGCATGAGCATCGTCTCGCGGATAAGAATCTCAAAGAGCTGGCTCATAAAACCGTGATGTTTCAAGAAGATGAGAAGAAGCATCTCGCCCGTGAACTGCATGATGGCATTAACCAGTTACTGGTCTCAAGTAAATGTCACTTAGAGTTATTGAGTAACAAGATCGATC
The Vibrio navarrensis DNA segment above includes these coding regions:
- a CDS encoding TRAP transporter small permease subunit, which produces MRSLIYIERLFNRFGDFLGWLASILFVVLLANVVYDVIMRYAFNDVSIAFQELEWHLFSAVFLLGIPYALKAGGHVRVDLFYENLSHRAQAIIDLLGTVVFLIPFCLLVTWFGIDFAKESYALGETSGDPGGLPYRWIIKAMIPLSFAFMTISGVGLMLHSLNKIVNPHLLHLSKSDKS
- a CDS encoding TRAP transporter large permease — its product is MIGIVMFFVALFALLLGFPVAFTFGGIALLFGVWAEGVEIFAFMPYRIQSIMENTVLMAVPLFVFMGLVLQKTRLAEQLLESMGRLFGGVRGGIAISTVLVGTLLAASTGVVGASVVAMGLISLPVMLKYNYDKGLACGTICASGTLGQIIPPSIVLILLGDVLGVPVGDLFQAAVWPGIVLVGVYVVYILIYAKLNPHAAQPIERDETISRREEVIKALKAVIPPLALIVVVLGSIFAGVATPTESAALGGAGAIVLSLLYRQFSWKMVYESAKETVNVTAMVFAILLGATAFSMAFTYTGGDLLVEEWMLNIPGEKWGFLIVTMLVILILGFFIDFVEICFIIVPILAPVAETLGINMTWFAILVAMNLQTSFLTPPFGFSLFYLKGVAPAGVTTRDIYRGVVPFIGLQILVLASLLLFPEFYGMG
- a CDS encoding cache domain-containing protein; translated protein: MPLKMKLILLTLLPLLLVSASISWISIYQAKTLGQKEVEIFRQSLIQSRENALQDSVDLAFDAIGYIHNDASLSEEQAQQKVKAILTRLRYGSDGYFFAYDKQGTNLVHPIQPELVGQNLLDLQDENGDHLIEALLYQAQTGGGFHQYLWQKPSTGETVPKLSYAAWLSKWEWMIGTGLYMEDIRQEVAHMQAAVNKNIETTFFSVVVILLVTVAVIIVLTLAINLHEHRLADKNLKELAHKTVMFQEDEKKHLARELHDGINQLLVSSKCHLELLSNKIDQPSLRQHLEKSQQSLMTAINEVRHISHQLRPSALDDIGLEAALSSLLQDFRAHSGIDIDIHFDTQAHKLKSEVATTLYRVAQESLNNIEKHSAARKVTVSLQQMGNILQLLIRDDGCGFAVADALRKRGIGLRNMRERVEFLGGDFELMSEPGFGTEITVLLNLDGLTYG